The genomic stretch aatactttcaaattgtatatccaaaatagtacctgaacccatcatttaggataaggtttactcaatgtgtgtgtgtgtgtgtgtgtgtgtgtgtgtgtgtgtgtgtgtgtgtgtgtgtgtgtgtgtgtgtgtgtgatattaaaatgtttagtaactgtaatatttttattttattttttatatttgctaaagaacttaaggttgctcaagaaaaaaatcaaaagaaaacacataagaaaaagcagaagaatttggaagagcaacagtctggtaaaaaatttaaaacaaaagtaaaaacgttacaactaaacagtaaataatgtttgcaatattgtatgatgttatatcgtgagttagataataaatagtttatgtaagatatttcaaaatatagtgcatatgaaaacatatactgttaatttctttgttctattgagccaaaataaatactttggtcataattaaaaatcaatgtaatttttttttttaaatacatatataattattagcTGAAAAAATAGTTCATTGCTAAgtaaatgctagtataatcaaaataaattaattaaattaaaatctctTACTTATGTCTCTCGTTTTATCAACGAGATATACCAAAAGTTAACTGATTACTTTGTAATTGATTATCAATAATTACACTTATAAAGGACATTCTACGAACGCTGCTGCCGCCAATGGTTAAAATTGCAGGCGCAAAGGAGAATTATGCCATTCTTTATCAGCCCAATCCTGCTGCTGATGCTACTCTTCTAAATGCTGTAAATGTGTGGACTACAGGCAACCCTCactatgttatatatgtaagatatccgaacttaattttttcatgtaggaggtcattaggtagataaacattgattgggctactaaaagtcaacatttattatgtagacatggtcattagattgacatgagaaataagtagacctgagtccaaccttcttaatttaattagttatttttcttcctatttaaggatcaacttggacaacaattgggaatgggaacctgcaaataatacagcggtagctgagctaggcaccttacacaacacatcacttaacgaGGAATGTGAGAACAAAAACAGAATTAAAAACCCATGTTGAAATTTTTTACTATATAACTAATTACCGACAACCCTTCTCCATACACTTATGTCTTGTCACTATTCATCCACGCAAGGCCGACCAGTAATGATTTTTAACTGTCACCCCCTTACCGGCCACACAGATAAGTGTTAGAGCTTTGTATTAGACTCACATtatttttttacagatttttagtCAAATATTTCCACAGTGTGTTGTAAATTGCTACCTTCTTTCCTGAGTTAGCGTTGAacctaaaaacatacacacatgctatctagcatcttattctaattttataaacaTGCCCTCCTACTGTAAAATAATATTGTGCTAGCTATAATGTTTTACCCTATGTTGTAGAAATAAATCAAAAATTGGATTATAAGCTATATTATTGAGCCAAAAAGGCTTTTTTCtgttgtaataaaataataataataaatataataaaatattatatgtattaaaaaatattactataaaaatataagtaaatacatttttgaggtatgctttacacagttttataatgctagaaatattgtaatgtctataaaatattatgtatttatatgtatgcaatgttaaatatacctattatttatttcaggttcctttacaacaatttcaaggaaagtttctttttctgaaacaaaaacagttatgacagacaattttccttcaactgcggatgaaccatcagtgatgccacatattttaacattGGACAATCCTTCCATGGTGGACGAACCATCAATGCTGCATCATGATGCAACAGCGGACCATGCTACCATGTTGGACCAACCATCAATGCTGCAACATACTTCGACAGTGGATGATACTTCCTTTGTGGCCGAACCATCAATGCTGAAACATTCGGCAAGAGTGGATGATCATTCCACGGTGGACCAAACATCAATGATGCAAGAATATTCTTCTGTGGTTCACAGTTCCACTACGGTAGAGACTTCCACGGTAAATGAAACATCCATGAGGCAAGAACAATCAACAATGGATGATCCTTTCATGGAGGATGAAAATTCAACCATGCTAAACCCTTTAATGTTAGATAAAGGTATTTATTTTAATCAATATAAATAAAATTTACTATCATTGATATTCAATATGGTTAAAAACTATGTTTAAGATGAATGGTATTTATCTATTATGTTTTAAGCCATAGAAAGCAACATGGTGACTGCCACACAGACACAGGATAACATTAATGAGGAGCCTGTATTGCACAGCCAGAAAAGTAATATTGATACAGAAGATACCAACCAGGTGGAATtgaatgcagagactgcacattctagtgtaattgaccatggtcttcaagaccaattcctggactctacaaatcaaggtaaatttttttaatgtataaaacatagattttaatgagatccactatcattaatagatactggtttttttataacttgattttttggttcttctaactatacttaataaattgtctgtaaattgatgtattaactgtacctagaactttttatacacacagaatgtgaagttagcagatcacaaaccattagccaacaggattctttaaaggaagccatgcagctaattgagaggaatagaaatgaagaaatgaaaaaaattgaacatcaaataaatcagctgaataataatatacagattctcaacacaacacaaagacaacagaatcaagcacttgtcactcttgcaaatttttacgatcatcttgtttcatcacagaatgtggcagcaatcaactaccaacagatgcagcacagtataaatcaaatgctagcatggcagtatgagactattaccatcacacgcatgatttccactttcatgcaactgttgacagaagaaagacaaagaatgtccagatcagataatccttcttgtatatccaatgctacagcaggaacctttgtatccagctgtacacgtggagactatgtaacaagctctacacacagagagtatgcaacgagcgctgcacctggaacctatctatacaccactttaccaggagaatctgtatccacccctgcagcaggaacagatgtatccaccactttaccaggaccctatgtatccaccactgcaacagtaacctatgtatccaccactttaccagtatactctgtatccactgctgcagcaagtaccaatgtttccaccactttaacaggaccatatgtatcctacactttaccaggaccctatgtatccaccactgcagcaggaccctatctatccactactttaacaggaccctatgtatcctcgacattatcaggaccctatgtatccatacctgcaacaggaccctgtgtatcctccacttttgcgggaccctatgtatccatccctgcaccaagaccctatgtatccactactttaacaggaccctatgtatcctcgacattatcaggaccctatgtatccatacgtgaaacaggaccctgtgtatcctccacttttgcaggaccctatgcatccatccctgcaccaagaccctatgtatccaccactgcaacagaaccctatgtatgcacgactgtaacaggacactatgtatcctcaactttagcagaaccctatgtatccatccctgcatcaagaccctatgtatccactacttttacaggaccctatgtatcctcaactttagcaagaccctatgtatccaccactgcaacagaaccctctgtatccacgactgtaacaggacactatgtatcctcaattttagcagaaccctatgtatccatccctgcatcaagaccctatgtatccactacttttacaggaccctatgtatcctccactttagcaagaccctatgtatccaccactgcaacagaaccctctgtatccacgactgtaacaggacactatgtatcctcaattttagcagaaccctatgtatccatccctgcatcaagaccctatgtatccactacttttacaggaccctatgtatcctccactttagCAGGACCCTATGTATACAACAACTTACATGGAGACTATGTATCCACTGCTTATAGAGGCCtcaatgtatccaccactgcaccagggccctatttattgaagccaaaaccaGGACACTCAGAATCCACTACTGGACAAATTGCCTCAGAATCCCCCGCTGACTCAGGACCCTCAGAATCCACCGCTGCACCAGGAAAGTATAAATCCACCGCTGCACCTGTACCCTCTGAATACAGCCCTGAAAACACAAATTTGAGAAGCATAGCTGTAGCATCAGAAGTGCATTCAAGATTGCAATTGGCTTATCGACCTAGCTCAAGCTATGATGAGAATATGGATCTTCGAGTAAGATTAGAGCGTGCAAATATTCAAATTCAACATTGGAAGAGACAGGAAGCTAACGATGAGGATGAAGCTTAAATATTAAAGGTAAtgaataaatgtatatagattgcattatcagataactaaatatggtgagacatatgtgctatgctttttttgaaaaacgtaacataaaaaatgtgtttcctcaagataacaaatgtgccctactcaacgatcatcatcctgcacttaaaaaatcctacatataacactaacatttattatttttaattagtttTAGCCATAGGCTTCTAATTCAAATTGCGAGTTTGAATCACCAAACTCAATAGGAAACTAAGTTAATCCTACATTGATTTTCTATTGTAATTTTGTGTATGGTTTGtaaatttttccaaaaaaaaaaatcatttgatttactttggatacagtcttagcagagtgttataggctacaagtttagacatcacaagagtggagtataagcaaaatgctggcatgtagcatacaaatatatttgttttatgtagaggaccagagctctggaaacacacatgtagacaaagttgcctgaaatataaaaggaaaacaaataaaaaaagagtaaagacataaggaagaagagtgttaaacaggatataataaacttttaaatatatgtagatatttttaagttatttggacagaaatctgtccctgaagaaggggatttttaacaaaacatgtaggcaataaagggacactttttgcatcattgaatacggcagtgtgagtgcagccgattacctttcatctacatagtcatcttatgccaagctgacgaggaggtcactgcagcatattgtatttattgtgtggagcacagtacaaactgacactatatatatatatatatatatatatatatatatatatacatacatcaaacATCGGCACCGCAGACTAATAAATTAAACTCAGAAATACGGCATTGCTTTGTCAAAGAAATGCATTCTTTCAGAATGTATTTTATTAGTCAGTAGTGCTTCCATTGAATGGGgatttttggaatattttgggGTTGTTTGGACATGATAATTTTGTCTGTGCCGTGAAACATAATTTATGATGGAACCCATTACTATAGTGCTTGTATATCTTTAACTTAACCATTGTTAATACCAATGATGGAAAAATCTTCGGTGCACTACTGATCTAGAGTCACaatgagaaatatatattgtaatattttattataattagggttgttacctttaaaccttgcatttcttttaaaatgaagactacagttaaagataaggtggacaaaagtatggaaattaactttcaagaacttacctgttttacttcatttttagatatgtcacaaacggtcttgcgagccagggtgaaggaactgaagacagagggatacagagtcatccatgtgtcctgtttgaaaagacaaatcgataataggaatatactttctgagatacttcaagtcgtgcattcctgaaaatgttctaaatttattttgttttgttttgttttgttcatgTTGGTGGGGTTCACATACTAATATGTTCAAGATAAAAATAGAGAAAATATATGTACAGACACATATTCCATATTACAGTGATtgttcatgcatatatatatatatattatattctaataatatcccaaaaaaattaatgcaagttttgtattgttaataatttgcatttgcttaacaatgcatttatatattctaaaaatatatacaaaagattggcgctctacaatacacacactatatgtggttggattcaggcggctgctcaccagttgtgggcgggctgccccaacaatggatcaaagtgagtgtgaaaaaagaaagagtgggagcgcagaatgaataaaatatattgttttatttaaaatattaatatgtcatccacataaaaatgcagtacatgaactagcctaagaaaaaacaattgatattatataaatgtaaacgagactgccatatctcctgaacaaatatgaataaaaaacctttaataaaccctagttagggctgcattaatgcttcatgaaaatcagccgtgcgtccacgagctgaaatgattgtaaaaaggagactgctaaaaagggcctctgttataagtcactgtcctccttatacacaatagaatctcattggtagagagtgtcccagtactggacttgcggacaaccgtgctgtagtattatgtgtcaaatggatagtgatggtcaaattcaatttgtggtatatcacctgatgtagaagcctctccgtcaaaggcgctgtactgagccgggtttgctggggctctgtgcagtgaacgtacagctggtctcgtcaccggtgtaccatccagatgaacacggtagtttaattctgctgaaggatgctgtaccagtctggatatgcaacagtgtaaaaatactggagcagcagattctccctCCGCTGGTGtaaaaatccgtattaattgcggctacggtccactcgatgcatgcggctcacagggtgtcaggagaatatagcagtccaaatgtggtccttcaaaggagtacctttgaaatgaaataaaattcatttccttctgatgaaacggccagcgttgtgggacgagaaacgcgttaaggtactcctttgaagtacctcatttggactgctatattctcttaACACCCTGTGACCCGCATGCAtccagtggaccgtagccgcaattaatacagatttttccaccagcggacggagaatctgctgctccagtatttttacactgttgcatatccagactggtacagcatccttcagcagaattaaactaccgtgttcatctggatggtacaccggtgacgagaccagctgtacgttcactgcacagagccccagcaaacccggctcagtacagcgcctttgacggagaggcttctacatcaggtgatataccacaaattgaatttgaccatcactatccatttgacacataatactacagcacggttgtccgcaagtccagtactgggacactctctaccaatgagattctattgtgtataaggaggacagtgacttataacagaggcactttttagcagtctcctttttacaatcat from Pseudophryne corroboree isolate aPseCor3 chromosome 5, aPseCor3.hap2, whole genome shotgun sequence encodes the following:
- the LOC134928672 gene encoding serine-rich adhesin for platelets-like, which encodes MAEGGSRKRTSLTQDEAETSHSQKSHSDASHDEYESPDEGSIHRAPKFTDDETDTLIDQVIHHTCQLFGPEAFNVHQKFKNNTWEEIAKSVSTARDIHRTPESCKKRLRDCKRKTNHKIKCRRKLQKVWEKKLEEHFRMVQDDERPPTGSQELKVAQEKNQKKTHKKKQKNLEEQQSGSFTTISRKVSFSETKTVMTDNFPSTADEPSVMPHILTLDNPSMVDEPSMLHHDATADHATMLDQPSMLQHTSTVDDTSFVAEPSMLKHSARVDDHSTVDQTSMMQEYSSVVHSSTTVETSTVNETSMRQEQSTMDDPFMEDENSTMLNPLMLDKAIESNMVTATQTQDNINEEPVLHSQKSNIDTEDTNQVELNAETAHSSVIDHGLQDQFLDSTNQECEVSRSQTISQQDSLKEAMQLIERNRNEEMKKIEHQINQLNNNIQILNTTQRQQNQALVTLANFYDHLVSSQNVAAINYQQMQHSINQMLAWQYETITITRMISTFMQLLTEERQRMSRSDNPSCISNATAGTFVSSCTRGDYVTSSTHREYATSAAPGTYLYTTLPGESVSTPAAGTDVSTTLPGPYVSTTATVTYVSTTLPVYSVSTAAASTNVSTTLTGPYVSYTLPGPYVSTTAAGPYLSTTLTGPYVSSTLSGPYVSIPATGPCVSSTFAGPYVSIPAPRPYVSTTLTGPYVSSTLSGPYVSIRETGPCVSSTFAGPYASIPAPRPYVSTTATEPYVCTTVTGHYVSSTLAEPYVSIPASRPYVSTTFTGPYVSSTLARPYVSTTATEPSVSTTVTGHYVSSILAEPYVSIPASRPYVSTTFTGPYVSSTLARPYVSTTATEPSVSTTVTGHYVSSILAEPYVSIPASRPYVSTTFTGPYVSSTLAGPYVYNNLHGDYVSTAYRGLNVSTTAPGPYLLKPKPGHSESTTGQIASESPADSGPSESTAAPGKYKSTAAPVPSEYSPENTNLRSIAVASEVHSRLQLAYRPSSSYDENMDLRVRLERANIQIQHWKRQEANDEDEA